The Streptomyces sp. A2-16 sequence CGGGGCGACGCCCACGGCCCGCGTGACCTCACGCAGGCCCAGGCTGCTCAGGCTCTGCTCCTCCAGCAGGACGAGCGCCGCGTCCAGGAGCGCCTGTCGGGTCTTCTGCTTCTGTGCCTGCCGGATGCCGAGGGTGTGACTCATGTCATCCAGTTAACAACTGTTCTCCGTAATTGGAAAGCCGTAGGACGCGCTAGACTCTGGAGTCAGTGAACAACTGTAACCACAACTGTTCACCCAAACGTAACGACCCACGCAACGACAGCCGTATCGGAGGGGGATCCGTCCCATGCTGTTCCTCGTCGCCGCACTCATGCTGCTCGGCGTCGTCCTGGGCACCGTCGCCCACGCGCCGTTCACCTTCACCGCCGTCGCCGCCGCCGTGATCGCCGTCTGGCTGGGCGTCTTCGCGCTCCGCGAGCGCCACGCCCGCCGCCGCACCCCGTCCCACTGACCGCCGCCCCACCGTCCCCAGGAGCACTGATCACCATGCAGCTCACCGCGCAGGCCACCCCCCGCACCGGCGCCCGTGACGCCGACGGCATGGCTGTGGCGTCCTTCGTCCTCGGCCTCCTCGGCCTTCTCGTCCTCAACGTCTTCCTCGGCCCGATCGCCATCGTCCTGGCCTCGGTGGCCCTGTGGCGCGGCACCACCCGCCGCGGGCGCGCCTACCTGGGCCTCGGACTCGGCGTGGCCGACCTGCTGGTCCTGGTGGCCTTCATGCAGTTCGACAGCACGGTGTCCTGGAACCTCTGAGGCCGCCGGCACCGGCCGGTCCTGGCCTGAGGGCGCCCGTCTGCGACCCGTAGAATCGGCGTCACCATGGCATACCTCGACCACGCCGCGACCACCCCGATGCTTCCCGAGGCGGTCGAGGCACTCAGCGCCCACCTCGGCGCCACCGGCAACGCCTCTTCCCTCCACGCATCCGGCCGCAAGGCCCGTCGCACGGTCGAGGAATCCCGCGAGACCCTCGCGGAGGCGCTCGGCGCCCGCCCCAGCGAGATCGTCTTCACCTCCGGCGGCACGGAGGCCGACAACCTCGCCGTGAAGGGCCTGTACTGGTCCCGGCGCGACGCGGACCCCGCAAGGACGCGGGTCCTCGCGAGCCCGGTCGAACACCACGCGGTCCTCGACGCCGTCCACTGGCTCGGCGAACACGAGGGCGCCACCGTCGAGTACCTCCCCGTCGACAAGCACGGCCGGGTCCACCCCGACGCGCTGCGCGAGGCCATCGCCCAGAGCCCCGACGACGTCGCCCTGGCCACGGTCATGTGGGCCAACAACGAGATCGGCACCGTGTTTCCGGTCCGTGAACTCGCCGGCGTCGCAGCCGAGTTCGGCATCCCGCTGCACGCCGACGCCGTCCAGGCCTTCGGCCAGATCCCCGTCGACTTCGGCGCCTCCGGGCTCGCCGCGATGACGGTCTCGGGCCACAAGATCGGCGGCCCGTACGGCATCGGAGCGCTCGTCCTCGGCCGTGAATGGACCCCGGTACCCGTCCTGCACGGCGGCGGCCAGGAGCGCCACGTCCGCTCCGGCACCCTCGACGTCCCCGCCATCGCCTCCTTCGCCGTGGCCGGCCGCCTCGCCGCCGAACAGCGCGAGTGGTTCGAGATCGAGATCGGCACCCTGCGCGACGCCCTGGTCGAAGCGGTCCGTACGGCGGTCCCGGACGCGATCCTCGGCGGCGACCCGGCGCCGGGGGGCCGTCTTCCGGCCAACGCCCACTTCACCTTCCCCGGCTGCGAGGGCGACTCCCTGCTCCTCCTCCTGGACGCCCAGGGCATCGAGTGCTCCACCGGCTCCGCCTGCACCGCGGGCGTCGCCCAGCCCAGCCATGTCCTGCTGGCCACCGGCACCGACCCCGACCTGGCCCGCGGCACCCTGCGCTTCTCCCTCGGCCACACCTCCACCGAGGCCGACGTCGAGGCGGTCGCCAAGGCCATCGGCCCGGCGGTGGAACGCGCCCGCGCGGCAGGGCTGACGTAACGGAACCGAAGCAACGCACCCGAAGCAACGCACCCGAAGCTACGCACCCGAAGCTACGGACCCGAAGCAGGACCCTCCGGGTGCGAACCGCTGCCTCTGCGCGTTCCTGATCGCCTCCGCGCCCGCCCTGGGCCAGAGGCTGCCACCGGCCCCGGCCCCGGCCCCGGCCCTGGCCCCGGCGCCGGCGGCAGCCGTGCTCCGGTCTCAGCTCTCCGTGACCATGAGGGAGGCCATCATCCCCTCGTCCTCGTGCTGGAGCAGATGGCAGTGGAGCATGTACATGTACGTGTCGTCGGCGAAGTCCGTGAACTCCATCGCGATCACGATCTCCCCGCCGCCGACCACCTCGAACGTGTCGTACCAGCCGAGATCGACCCCGGTGGGCTCCTCGCCGTTGATGGAGACGAGCTGATAGGGCACGTCGTGCAGATGGAACGAGTGCTCCAGCTGACTCGCGTTGGTGATCGTCCAGACCTCCTTCGCGCCCAGCGTGGTGCTGATCATGGCCATGCTGGACATGGTGAGCCCGGCCGAACCGTTGATCTTCATCGTCGCGCCCGTGTTGCTGAGCGTGATGGTGCGGGCCGTGAAGTCCGAGGTGTCGTACCGCTCGATGGTGTTGAGGGTGCTCGGCAGGTCGTCCGGGGTGTCGGTGCCGCCCGCCGTGACGGTGAGGAAGTCGTACGTGCCGGAGCCGCCGCGGATCCAGCCGGTCGTGATGACCACCTGGAGGGTGACGTCCGCGGTGACGTCCATGACGAACTCGGCGCGCGCCCCGGCCACCAGCCGGATGGCGGTCACCTCGGCCGCCTCGGCCAGATAGCCCTGGTCGGTGGCGATCTGGGTCAGCGTGCCCCCGTCGCTGCGCTGGATGGTGATGATGTCGGAGGGCGAGGCGTTGAGCGCCCGGAAGCGGTTGCGGGTCTTCGTGGCGGCGAAGGCGAGGGTGGTGTCGTCGACGTTCTCGCCGTTCACCAGCACCGGGAAGCTGAGGCCGGAGCTGAGGTAGCCGCTCTGGTCGTACTTGATGTCACCGGCGCTGTCCACGGCCAGGCACTGGAAGACGAGCGGGATGTCGTCCACCCCGTAGTCGCCGGGCAGCGCGGCGGAGGTGTCGGAGTCGTCCTCCACGATGATCATCCCGGCGAGGCCGTGGGTGGCCTGCTTGGCCGTGGTGCCCAGGGCGTGCGGGTGGTACCAGAGGGTCTTGGCCTCGTCCAGGACCGTGAAGGTGGGGGACCAGGTCGTCCCGGCGGAGAAGGCGTTCTGCGGCCCGCCGTCCATCTTGGGCGGGACGTGGACGCCGTGGAAGTGGACGGTGGTGTCCTCGGACAGATTGTTGGTGATGTTCAGCAGCACGGTGTCGCCCTTGGTCCACTTCAGGGTGGGGCCGAGGAACGACTGGTTGTAACCCGCGGTGGTGCTGGTGACCCCGCTGAGCACTTCGGCGCTGCCGGTCTGTGCCGCCAGGGTGAAGGTGGTGGTGCCGTCGGACGTGGTGCCCTCCAGCAGGTCCGGGATGGTGAGGGTGCCGTCCGTCGCGGCGGCCGCCTTGCTGCGGGTGCCCTCGGTCAGCAGCGAGAAGGCGGCTCCCGCCGCTCCCACGGCGCCGAGGCCCACCCCGGCCATTCCGCCGAGGAACTTCCGCCGGTGCAGACCCTTCTTGTGGCCTCTGCTCTCCTTGGAATGCTCGGGCTTGGCCCCCAGGCCGTCTGTGGTGTGTGTCATGGCCGGGGAGCCTCGACCCAAGGGCTGTGCGAGGACTGGGGCCAAGCTGGGTGCGAGCCCGGGAAACTGTGAAGGCGGGGCTCGAATCAACTCCCTTGTGGAAAAGCCGCGTTGACGATCCGCAGGTCATGATCGGGGCGCGGGACATGTCGGGCGCGCGATCCGCGCCGGAAGTTCATACCTGCGCGGGGGCCTGCCGCGCCTGCCGCACCAGCTTCATGTACCGGTCCCAGTCCCAGTGTTCGCCCGGGTCGGTGTGGTCCGTCCCCGGCACCTCGACATGGCCGATGATGTGCTCGCGGTCGACGGGGATGTCGTACCGCACGCATATCCGGGCCGTGAGCCGGGCCGAGGCCGCGTACATCCGGTCCGTGAAGTCCTCGGGCCGGTCGACGAATCCCTCGTGCTCGATGCCCACACTGCGTTCGTTGTAGGAGCGGTTGCCCGCGTGGTACGCCACGTCCAGCTCGCGGATCATCTGCGTGATGCGGCCGTCCTTGCCGACGATGTAGTGCGCCGCCGCGCCGTGCCCCGGGTCCTGGAACACCTTGACCGCGCTCGCGAAACTGCCCTGGGTGACATGGATGACCACCATGTCTATGCCGTAGTCGTCGGGCCGGTCCGCGCGCCGCCAGTTCGCTTCCGAGGCCGCCACCCACCGCGCGCCGCCGAAGTCGACCGCGCCCTCGACCCGCGGCTTCTCCACTCCCGGCGCCCGCCACCACAGCCGCGCCAGCTCGTCCCGGGCGAGCACGGCCGAGCCCACGGCGGCGGCCGTCCCGCCGACGAGCAGAGCGCGGCGACCGATGCGCCGGTCGCCGTCCTCGGATGCTGGTTTCGCCCCCATGTGATCGTCAACGGATACGCGTGGGCTTCGGTTCCCGCGCCCCCGTACTCTTGAGGGGTTATGACTGACACCACGCCGCGCCCCCTTCGTGTACTCGCCGCCATGTCCGGCGGAGTGGACTCCGCCGTCGCCGCCGCCCGCGCCGCCGAGGCCGGCCATGACGTGACCGGCGTCCACCTCGCGCTCTCCGCGAACCCCCAATCGTTCCGCACCGGCGCGCGTGGCTGCTGCACCATCGAGGACTCACGCGACGCCCGCCGCGCCGCCGACGTCATCGGCATCCCGTTCTACGTCTGGGACCTCGCCGACCGCTTCCGCGAGGACGTCGTCGAGGACTTCGTCGCCGAGTACGAGGCCGGCCGCACGCCCAACCCCTGTCTGCGCTGCAACGAGAAGATCAAGTTCGCCGCGCTCCTCGACAAGGCGCTGGCGCTGGGCTTCGACGCGGTGTGCACCGGTCACTACGCGAAGGTGGTCACGCTCGCGGACGGCTCCCGGGAGCTGCACCGCGCCTCCGACATGGCGAAGGATCAGTCGTACGTCCTCGGGGTCCTGGACGAGAAGCAGCTGGCGCACGCCCTGTTCCCGCTCGGTGACACCGTCACCACCAAGGACGAGATCCGCGCCGAGGCCGAGCGCCGGGGCCTCGCCGTCGCCAAGAAGCCCGACTCGCACGACATCTGCTTCATCGCCGACGGCGACACCCAAGGCTTCCTCGCCTCGCGCCTCGGCAGGGCGGAGGGCGACATCGTCGACGAGGCGGGCGCGAAGATCGGCACCCACGAGGGCGCGTACGGCTTCACGATCGGCCAGCGCAAGGGGCTGCGCATCGGCACCCCGGCAGCCGACGGCAAGCCGCGCTACGTCCTCGACATCTCGCCGGTGAACAACACGGTGACGGTCGGCCCGGCCGCTGCCCTGGACGTCACGGCCCTGAGCGCGATCAAGCCCCGCTGGTGCGGCGCGGCCCCGACCGGCCCCGGCACCTACACCGCCCAGCTCCGCGCCCACGGCGGCGAGACCGAGGTGACGGCGGAGCTGGTGGACGGCCGGCTGCGCGTGTCCTTCGCGGAGCCCGTCCGCGGGGTGGCCCCCGGCCAGGCGATCGTCCTGTACGACGGCACGCGCGTGGTGGGGTCGGCGACGATCGCGTCGACGGTACGGGCCACGGCGGGCGTGTCCTGACGACCCACCGGACGCCGTGCGGGCGCCGGAGGCCGAGGACGCCGGCACGCGCGTGCGGCGGTGGAGAGCCTCCGCGGGCAAGCACGGTCCTGCGCGCTTGCCCGGCCTGAGAACGGCCCGCGCGCGTACGGGGCCCCACCCGCGTGTCCGTGGGGTGCCGACGTGCGCGCCGATCGCCGCCCCCACGCCCACGCGCACGCCAAGGTGTCCCGCCGCGTATGCGTACGCCCACATCCCGCCATCCGCGTCCGTCCAGGCCCCGCCTTGTACGCGTACGCCCACGTCCTGCCACCTGCGCGTGCCCGGGCCGTCAGTCGGCGAAGAACTCCGTCAGTACCGGTGCCAGGGCCGTCGGGTCGACCATGTGGGTCTGGCCCTCCAGGACGCGGTACGAGCCCATCGGGGCCGCCTCCGCGACCGCCCGGGTGCCCTCGCGCATCCACTCGGGGCTCGCGCCGCCCGCGACGGCCAGCACCGGGACGGTGATCGCGGCCAGCCGCTCCCGGGGGACGAGACCGCCGGCCATGACCGCGTTGTCGTAGGCGAGCGTCGGTGCGACGGACTCCATGCCGGGCCACATGGGGGACTGGCGGGCGCCCTGGATCATCTGCTCGCCCATGCCGGTGAGCCGCAGGAACAGCTCCACCGCGTCCCCGCGTCGCCCCTCCGCGAGTGCCGCCTCGAGACCCCGGGTGTACTCGGCGTTGAGCTCGGCGCCGCCGTCCAGGAAGTCCGCGAACGGCGTCTCGTACACGGCGACCCGGCGCACCGGCAGTCCGCTCGCCGCGGCCTCCAGGACCAGCGCACCGCCGGACGAGATGCCGCACAGGCACGCCTCGCCGCCGACCGCCTCGATGACGGAGGCGAGGTCCTCCACCTCACGGGCCACCGCGTAGGGGGCCGTGTCACCGCTCCGGCCGCGGCCCCGGCGGTCGTACACGAGGACGTCGAACCGCTCGGACAGCGGCACGGCCAGGGGCGCGACCGTGCCGCCCGTGGACATCGCGCCGCTGACGAGGATGACGGCCGGGCCCTGCCCGGTGCGTTCGTACGCGATCGGCGTGCCGTCGCGCGAGAGGGTCTTCTTGTCCATGCCTGTCGAGACTGCCGTACGGCGGCGGAGTCGTCGGTCAGGACACGTCGACCTCGTAGAAACAGAGGTGGTCCTTGATCTCGGCGACGGCGGGCTTCGGCTCGGGATAGGACCACACCAGGTCGGGTGCGTCCGGCAGGGACCAGTAGGACGCGGTCCCCTTGAAGGGGCAGTAGGTGTGGGTGTCGGAGGGGGTCAGCAGGTCGAGCCGTACGTCCTCGGCGGGGAGGTAGTACCGCGCGGGGCAGCCCGTCTCCCTGAGGATCAGCGGGCGGGCGCTCTCCGCGAGGACCTGGTCGCCGTGCACCACGCGCACGTGCTGGTCGGCTTGCTCGATGGTGATCGTGTGTCCTTCGGCCATACCGGAAGAGCGCTCGCGGGCCCCCGGTTCTTCCCGCGTACGGTGGCGTCATGCGAATCTGCGTCTTCCTCTCCGCCGCCGACCTCGACGACCGTTACACCCGCCCCGCGCGGGAGTTCGCGAAGCTGCTGGGCAAGGGCGGCCACACCCTGGTGTGGGGCGGCTCGGACGTGGGCCTGATGAAGGTGGTCGCGGACGGCGTGCAGGAGGCGGGCGGACGGCTCGTCGGGGTCTCCGTGGAGTTCCTGGCGTCCAAGGTCCGTCCGGGCGTCGACGAGATGGTGATCACCAAGGACCTCGCCGAACGCAAGAGGCTGCTCCTGGAGAAGGCCGACGCCGTGGTGATCATGGTGGGCGGCACGGGCACGCTCGACGAGGCGACCGAGATCCTGGAGCTGAAGAAGCACGGGCACACCGAGAAGCCGGTCGTGCTGCTGAACACCGCGGGTTTCTACGACGGGTTGAAGGAACAGTTCCGGCGGATGGAGGACGAGGGCTTCCTGCCCCGCCCCCTCACCGAGCTGGTGTTCTTCGCGGAGGAGCCGGTCGGGGCGCTGGCGTACCTGGAGGAGTCGCTCGGTACGCCGTGACGCGGTGATGCGAGCATGACGGCATGGCTACACATGTGATCACCGGAGCGGGCTCCGGCATCGGCGCGGCGGTGGCCCGGCGGCTGCACGCGCGCGGGGACGAACTCGTGCTGCACGCGCGTGACGCGGGCCGTGCGAAGGAGCTGGCGGCGCAGTTCCCGGGAGCCCGGACGCTGGTCGGTGACCTGGCCGACCCGGACAAGCTGAGCTGGGCCTTCTCGCACCAGTCGCTGCCGGACCGGGTGGAGTCCCTGCTGCACATCGCGGGCGTGGTCGACCTCGGCCCGGTGGGCGACCTGACCCCGAAGGCCTGGCGCCACCAGCTGAACGTCAACCTGGTCTCCCCGGCCGAGCTGACCCGCCACTTCCTGCCCCAGCTCCGGGCGGCCCGGGGCCATGTGGTGTTCGTGAACTCGGGCGCGGGCCTGAACGCGCACGCCGACTGGTCCGCGTACGCCGCCTCCAAGCACGGCCTGAAGGCCCTGGCGGACTCCCTGCGCCACGAGGAGCACGCGAACGGCGTCCGCGTCACCTCGGTCTACCCCGGCCGCACGGCGAGCCCCATGCAGGCCAAGGTCCACCAGCAGGAGGGCAAGGACTACGACCCCTCGCGGTGGATCGACCCGGAGTCGGTCGCGACGACGATCCTGACGGCGATCGACCTCCCGCGCGACGCGGAGATCAACGACCTGACGGTCCGCCCTGGTCGCTGACGGCACAGGTGGGGGCGAGAACCGGCGAGGACCTTCTCCTGTCCCGTACGTAGGCTTCGGGTGTGACCGCAGACCTTCGCTTCGCCCCCGCCACCGGCATCGGCTCCCTCCCCGGCGGCGACGCCCGTGAGGCCGCCAGGACGGCCACCGGCTCCTTCGAGGCCTTCCCCTTCCTGCCCGAACTCCCCGCCCGCGGCCCCGGCGCCGACATGATCGGCCGTACCGCGGGCATGCTCGTCGAGCTGTACGCGCGCGTGGAGCCCAGCGGTTGGCGGCTCGGGGACCGGCCGGGCCGGGACACCAAGCGGGCCCGGTCCTGGCTGGGGGAGGACCTCGACGCGCTGGAGGAGTTCACCCAGGGGTACGAGGGGCAGCTGAAGGTGCAGGCCGTCGGGCCCTGGACGCTCGCCGCCGCGCTGGAGCTGAGGAACGGCGAGGTCGCCCTCTCCGACCCCGGCGCCTGCCGGGACCTCGCGGCCTCG is a genomic window containing:
- a CDS encoding alpha/beta hydrolase, coding for MDKKTLSRDGTPIAYERTGQGPAVILVSGAMSTGGTVAPLAVPLSERFDVLVYDRRGRGRSGDTAPYAVAREVEDLASVIEAVGGEACLCGISSGGALVLEAAASGLPVRRVAVYETPFADFLDGGAELNAEYTRGLEAALAEGRRGDAVELFLRLTGMGEQMIQGARQSPMWPGMESVAPTLAYDNAVMAGGLVPRERLAAITVPVLAVAGGASPEWMREGTRAVAEAAPMGSYRVLEGQTHMVDPTALAPVLTEFFAD
- a CDS encoding cysteine desulfurase family protein gives rise to the protein MAYLDHAATTPMLPEAVEALSAHLGATGNASSLHASGRKARRTVEESRETLAEALGARPSEIVFTSGGTEADNLAVKGLYWSRRDADPARTRVLASPVEHHAVLDAVHWLGEHEGATVEYLPVDKHGRVHPDALREAIAQSPDDVALATVMWANNEIGTVFPVRELAGVAAEFGIPLHADAVQAFGQIPVDFGASGLAAMTVSGHKIGGPYGIGALVLGREWTPVPVLHGGGQERHVRSGTLDVPAIASFAVAGRLAAEQREWFEIEIGTLRDALVEAVRTAVPDAILGGDPAPGGRLPANAHFTFPGCEGDSLLLLLDAQGIECSTGSACTAGVAQPSHVLLATGTDPDLARGTLRFSLGHTSTEADVEAVAKAIGPAVERARAAGLT
- a CDS encoding peptidoglycan recognition family protein, producing the protein MGAKPASEDGDRRIGRRALLVGGTAAAVGSAVLARDELARLWWRAPGVEKPRVEGAVDFGGARWVAASEANWRRADRPDDYGIDMVVIHVTQGSFASAVKVFQDPGHGAAAHYIVGKDGRITQMIRELDVAYHAGNRSYNERSVGIEHEGFVDRPEDFTDRMYAASARLTARICVRYDIPVDREHIIGHVEVPGTDHTDPGEHWDWDRYMKLVRQARQAPAQV
- a CDS encoding DUF427 domain-containing protein, giving the protein MAEGHTITIEQADQHVRVVHGDQVLAESARPLILRETGCPARYYLPAEDVRLDLLTPSDTHTYCPFKGTASYWSLPDAPDLVWSYPEPKPAVAEIKDHLCFYEVDVS
- a CDS encoding DUF4190 domain-containing protein, coding for MQLTAQATPRTGARDADGMAVASFVLGLLGLLVLNVFLGPIAIVLASVALWRGTTRRGRAYLGLGLGVADLLVLVAFMQFDSTVSWNL
- the mnmA gene encoding tRNA 2-thiouridine(34) synthase MnmA; this encodes MTDTTPRPLRVLAAMSGGVDSAVAAARAAEAGHDVTGVHLALSANPQSFRTGARGCCTIEDSRDARRAADVIGIPFYVWDLADRFREDVVEDFVAEYEAGRTPNPCLRCNEKIKFAALLDKALALGFDAVCTGHYAKVVTLADGSRELHRASDMAKDQSYVLGVLDEKQLAHALFPLGDTVTTKDEIRAEAERRGLAVAKKPDSHDICFIADGDTQGFLASRLGRAEGDIVDEAGAKIGTHEGAYGFTIGQRKGLRIGTPAADGKPRYVLDISPVNNTVTVGPAAALDVTALSAIKPRWCGAAPTGPGTYTAQLRAHGGETEVTAELVDGRLRVSFAEPVRGVAPGQAIVLYDGTRVVGSATIASTVRATAGVS
- a CDS encoding multicopper oxidase domain-containing protein, which produces MTHTTDGLGAKPEHSKESRGHKKGLHRRKFLGGMAGVGLGAVGAAGAAFSLLTEGTRSKAAAATDGTLTIPDLLEGTTSDGTTTFTLAAQTGSAEVLSGVTSTTAGYNQSFLGPTLKWTKGDTVLLNITNNLSEDTTVHFHGVHVPPKMDGGPQNAFSAGTTWSPTFTVLDEAKTLWYHPHALGTTAKQATHGLAGMIIVEDDSDTSAALPGDYGVDDIPLVFQCLAVDSAGDIKYDQSGYLSSGLSFPVLVNGENVDDTTLAFAATKTRNRFRALNASPSDIITIQRSDGGTLTQIATDQGYLAEAAEVTAIRLVAGARAEFVMDVTADVTLQVVITTGWIRGGSGTYDFLTVTAGGTDTPDDLPSTLNTIERYDTSDFTARTITLSNTGATMKINGSAGLTMSSMAMISTTLGAKEVWTITNASQLEHSFHLHDVPYQLVSINGEEPTGVDLGWYDTFEVVGGGEIVIAMEFTDFADDTYMYMLHCHLLQHEDEGMMASLMVTES
- a CDS encoding SDR family oxidoreductase, encoding MATHVITGAGSGIGAAVARRLHARGDELVLHARDAGRAKELAAQFPGARTLVGDLADPDKLSWAFSHQSLPDRVESLLHIAGVVDLGPVGDLTPKAWRHQLNVNLVSPAELTRHFLPQLRAARGHVVFVNSGAGLNAHADWSAYAASKHGLKALADSLRHEEHANGVRVTSVYPGRTASPMQAKVHQQEGKDYDPSRWIDPESVATTILTAIDLPRDAEINDLTVRPGR
- a CDS encoding TIGR00730 family Rossman fold protein — encoded protein: MRICVFLSAADLDDRYTRPAREFAKLLGKGGHTLVWGGSDVGLMKVVADGVQEAGGRLVGVSVEFLASKVRPGVDEMVITKDLAERKRLLLEKADAVVIMVGGTGTLDEATEILELKKHGHTEKPVVLLNTAGFYDGLKEQFRRMEDEGFLPRPLTELVFFAEEPVGALAYLEESLGTP